The Bradyrhizobium guangxiense genomic sequence CGGTTGCAGTGGGCTTTTGCTTGTATTTTCAATGCATCGCGAAAGTTTTCCGGAGAAATCCGGAATCGAACCAGGAGCTTAAGTTATTGTTATTATTATGATTTTGTCCGTGGTGCCCCTGGCCGGAATCGAACCAGCACTCCTTGCGGAACTCGATTTTGAGTCGAGCGCGTCTACCAGTTCCGCCACAGGGGCCCTCGGTCGGCCCTTGAGGGGAGCGTCGCGAAGCCGGCGGACTATAGCCATGGACAAAGCGGGGTCAACCCGCGCCAAAGTGATGTCAGCCGTTCTCGACAGCTGCCTGGGCCGGGGCTAGAGGCTAGGACCACGACCCATTCGAAAGAGGCCGCCGTGACCACCCAGAGTGCCGCAATACCTGCATTCAGGCCGGGAGCCGCAAGCCCCGCGCTGACGGCCTCGCTGCTCGTCACGCTTATCGCGGCCGCGACCATCGCGGGCGCCTGGTTCTTCCAGCTCGTGCTTGAGATCCTGCCCTGTCCGCTCTGCCTGGAGCAGCGCTACGCCTATTACCTCGCGATTCCGCTCGGTCTGCTCACGGCCATTGCGGCGCGAAGCGGCGCGCCGCGGCCGCTGCTGCTGGCGGGGCTTGCGATCCTCGCGTTGGCGACGCTCGCCAATGCCGGTCTCGGCACCTATCATTCCGGTGTCGAATGGGGATTCTGGAAGGGGCCGACCGATTGCAGCGGTCCCGTCGTCAACCTCGGCAATGCCGGCGATCTGTTTTCAAGGCTCGACACCGTGAAGGTCGTGCGTTGCGATGAGGTGCAGTGGCGTTTCCTCGGCCTGTCGCTCGCCGGCTACAACGTGCTGATCTCGCTGGTGATGGCCGCCATCGCCGCATGGGGCTTTGCGGCGACCGCGAAGCGCTAAAGCTCAATCGTCCACATCGTCCTGCGTGCGTCCGAACAGATGCACGATGCCCGGGGTTGCGATCGTCACGAACACGAAACGCGACAAATGATGGGCCCCGACGAAGATCGGGTCGATATGCAAGGTCAGCGCCAGCGCCAGCATGGCGTCCATGGCACCCGGCGCGAAGGCGACGACGACGTCGGAGAATTTGACCTGCGTGGTGAGCGCCACGATGCCGACGAAAATGGCGGAGACGGCGATGGCCACGGTAAACGATCCCAGTGCCGCGTTGATGTGGCCGGCGAACGTCTTGATCCGCATCCGCGCGAAGCGGCTGCCGATCAGCGCGCCGATCCCGACCAGCGCCACGCCGCGCACCCAGTCCGGCAGGCCGCCCTCGACCCAGCCGGCGCCGTGCAGCACGCTGGAGGCGATCATGGCGCCGAACATCCAGCTCGCCGGAAACTTGATCAGCCGCAGGACCAGCGCCACGGCCAGCGAGGCCGCGACCAGCTCCACGAGGTCTAGCGGCGAGGCGATCGTCGTCGTCAGCGAGGCCGCGGTGGAGGAGGCCACGCCTGCGAACGCGAGCACCATCGGTAGCGCCGCGGTGAGGATGATGACGCGCATTGTCTGGACCACCGCGATGCCCGGCAGGTCGGCGCCGCGCTCGACCGCCAGTATCGTGATCTGCGACAGCGCGCCGGGACTGCCGGCCAGGAAGGCCGAGGTGCGGTCCCAGCCATGGACGCGCTGGAGGTAATAGCTGGAGCCGAAGGTCGAGCAGAAGGTCGCGAGCGCAAGCAGCCCTATGGTGAGGGGATAGGCGCTGACCTGCTGAAGCAGATGGCGCGAGACGACCGAGCCTAGCGAAATGCCGAGCAGCACCAGCACGGTCTGGGTCAGGAGCGGCGGCAGCGACAATTGACGGCCGGCGATTGCGGCGATCCCAACCGCAATCATCGAGCCCGAGATCAGTCCGCCGGGAAGCCCGGCGAGGAGAAACACCAGCCCTCCCGCGGTGCCGATGACGAGCGTCTCCGCCGTGCTCAAGAGCTTGGCGCGGCTCGGCCATTCGAACGGCAGGGGGGCGGGGATCTGCTTCACGCCACCTTATCGCAAATCGGCGACGGGCGCACAATTGCAGGCTCGTCATGCCGCAATGCGTGCGCCTCTCACTGACGCGCCGAGGATCGCGAGGGGATTACTTCTTGTCGGCGGCAGGGGCGGCCGGCGCGGCGGTGCCGGCCTTCGCTTCCTTCTTGCACTCGCGACGGAATTTCTTGCGCTCCTTGCCCTTCAGCCCCTTGGCATCCGCCTGTTTGGAGCACTCGATCGACTCGGCCGTACGCTCCTTCGTTGCCTTCTTGTCGGCGGTGGCAGCGGTATCGGTCTTGGCAGCCGGCGCGGTGGTCTGCGCGAAGGCGGTGCCGGTGGCGAGCAGGGAGGCGAGGGCGACGGCGGCGAGGCGAGAGGCGAGGGTCATGGTGGTGCACTCATCTTGCGAGAATTACGAGGGTGTGAGGAACGTCGGCTCGCGTTGCTGAACGCGACATGAATAATCTGAACAAGACGGTCACTATATTTTGGCGGCAGCAGCCATCACTTTCTTGTCGCAGATGGCCGGCACGCTAGGATAGCAACTCTTGTTTCACTTTCCCTCGGGGGAAGACCAAGGAGGAGACCTAGGGATGACCATCCAATCGAAATTGCTGTGCGCGATAGCGTTATCGGGATTTGCTGCGCTCGCGGTGTCGGCGCCGGCGCAGGCGCTGACGACGCAGGAGTGCAGCGCGAAATACCAGGCGGCCAAGAAGGACGGCTCGCTCGGCACCATGAAGTGGAATGACTTCCGCAAGGCCCAGTGCGGCGCGGATGCGACCCCGGCTGCTGCGCCGACGGCGGCTGCGCCCGCCGCTCCCGCCGAGCCGAAGCAGGCAAAGAAGGAGGCGGCCCCCGCTGCCGCGCCGACCCTGCCGGCCGGACCCGCGGTCTATCCGAACGCGATCGATCCGAAATACGCCAAGGAAACCCCGGGCAAGGGCCGCCTGCATACCTGCGTCGACCAGTACAATGCCAACAAGACCACCAACGGCAACGGCGGCATGAAGTGGATCGAGAAGGGCGGCGGCTATTACAGCGAATGCAACAAGAAGCTGAAGGGCGCTGCCTGAGCTTCGAAGTGACGCGAAGGCCGGGGCAATGCTCCGGCCTTTTGCCTAGTCGAGCAGCTTCTCGGCCGACTTCGCCGCCAATTGCGACCGCTTGCGCGGGCCGCGCTCGACGAACAACAGGCTCTGGCCGAAGATGAAGCAGTAGAACAGGAAGGCCTGCGCGTCGGCTTCCTCGGCCTCGAGCCCGGTTGCGCGATAGAGCTCAGCCACGTGCTTGAGCCGAACGGCGTCCACGGCCGCCGCTGCCGCCGCGGCGTTCTCGTCCGAGCGGGCCCATTGCCGGATCGCGAGCTCGATCGCCATGGCTTCCGGATTGAGACGCTCCGAATAGAGCTGGATCACCGCCTTCAGCCGTTCGCGGGGCCCTTGACCGTTCAGGCGGGTCTGCTGCGCGATCGACGCCGCGCGCCCCTCGCGCCAGCGTTGCAGCATGGCATCGAGCAGCGCGGCGCGGTCGGCGAAGCGGCGGTAGAAGCCGCCCTTGGTGACGCCGAGATTCTTGGCGAGCACCTCGACCCTGACACCCTCGACCCCTGAGCGGGCGAGCTCGGCAAACCCCGCCTCGACCCAGACATCGCCCTTGCCGTCGCTCATGAAGCGAGCTCTCCGATTCTTGATACGGTGCCGTATTGCTAACCCGTCCCGCGCCTGATACGCTACCGTATCAAGATCAAAGGGGGTGGAGGCGATGGCGCAGGAGGCAACCTATCGCGGCACGGTCTATCCGTGGCAGTGCGACCACGTCGGCCACATGAACATCATGTGGTACGTCGGCAAATTCGACGAGGCCAACTGGAATCTGTTCGCCCGCCTCGGGCTGACGCCGAGCTATCTGCGCTCATCCGGCCGCGGCATGGCCGCCGTGCAGCAGAACATCACCTACAGGCGCGAGCTGCTCGCCGGCGATATCGTCGAGATCCGCAGCCATCTGCTCGAGGTCCGCGACAAGTCGATTCGCTTCCGGCATGACATGACGAACGCCGAGACCGGGGAGATCGCCGCAATGTGCGAGATCACCGGCGTGCACATGGACCGCAGCCAGCGCAAATCGGCGCCGTTCACGGATGCCATCCGCGAGATCGCCGTAAGGCATCTCGCCGAGCCGGCCGAGGTCTGAGCCATGGCTGCGTTCGAGCCGAGGAATCCGGGCTATCGCGCGGCGGCCGTCGCCATGTTCGATGGCCAGCCGGCGATGCGCACGCTCGGCGTCGTGATCGTCCGCTTCGGACCGGGCGAGGCCGAGCTCGCGATGCTGCATTCGCCGGAATTCACCCAGCAGAACGGCTTCATTCACGCCGGCATCGTCACGGCCGGGCTCGACAACGCCTGCGGTGTTGCCGCCTTCACGCTGATGCCGTGCGAAGCCGACATCCTCACCGTCGAGTTCAAGACCACGCTGCTTGCACCAGCCCGGGGCGAGCGCTTCGTTTTCAAGGCCGAGGTCGTCAAGCCCGGCCGAACGCTGACCTTCTGCGAGGCAAAGGCATTTGCCGAGCATGAGGGCAAGTCCACGTTGATTGCGACCATGACCGGAACGTTGATGGCGATGCTGCCGCGCAACGCAGCCTCGCTGGCGCCGCGCACGTCCGGCGCATAGCGGCGATTGACAAGCTTGCCGACGCATCCCTTGATGCGAAGGTCATGCTTGCGAGTCTCGGTCTCATCCTGCTGTGCCAATTGATCGGCGAAGTCGTCGTGCGCGGCCTCGGCCTGCCGCTGCCGGGACCTGTGCTCGGCCTGCTGCTGCTTCTGATGCTGCTCCTCGCTCGCGATCGCTTCGCGTTGCTCATGCGCGGACCGCTGCGCGACGACGGCGTCGAGACGGCGAGCAAGGGTCTATTGGCGCATCTGTCGCTGTTGTTCGTGCCGGCGGGCGTCGGCGTGGTGCAGAAGCTCGACCTGCTTGCGTCCCACGGCATCGCGATCATCCTAGTGCTCGCGCTGTCGGTGGTCGTCACGCTGCTCGCGACGGTGCTGACCTTTCGCCTCGTCAGCCGCCTGCTGAAGCAACGGGACGCGCGATGAAGGACAATCCGTTCTCGCTGTGGGTCTACCTCTCGCAGTCGCCGCTGCTGTGGCTGACCGTGACGCTGCTGGTCTATGCGGCGACCGATGCGGTGTCGCTGGCGACGCGGCGCCACCCGCTGGCCAATCCCGTGCTGCATGCGATGTGGATCATCGGTGCGTTCCTGCTGCTGACCGGCACCTCCTACACCAGCTATTTCGCCGGCGCGCAATTCGTTCATTTCCTGCTGGGGCCTGCCACGGTCGCGCTCGCCGTGCCGCTCTACGAGAATCGCAAGCGCGTGGTCACCTCGATCGTGCCGATGCTGGTGGCGCTCCTCGCGGGATCGATCACGGCCGTGGTGTCGGTGGTGTTGCTGGCCGAGCTCGCCGGCCTTCCCCGCGAGGTGGTCCTGTCGCTGGCGCCGAAATCGGTCACCGCCGGCGTTGCCATGGGCATCGCCGAATCCCTGCATGCCGATCCTTCGCTGGCCGCGGTTGCGGTGATCCTCACCGGCATCATGGGCGCCATCATCGTGACGCCGCTGATGAACCGGACCGGCGTCAGCGATTACCGCGCGCGCGGATTCGCCGCCGGCCTTGCCGCGCATGGCATCGGCACCGCGCGCGCGTTCCAGGTCGACGAGATCGCCGGCGTCTTCTCCGGCATCGCCATGAGCCTGAACGCCTTGGTGACCTCGTTCCTGGTCCCCTTGGCGGTCACGCTGCTGGTGCGATGACATCGCCGCCGCAACACCTTATATGATCTGTAACAATTCCCGGTCCCGAACCGTATTCGGGAAGATGGGACCGAAACGGGACGAGATATGGCTGGATTTGGGAATAAGGGCCTTGTGCCCACGCGGCGCGCGGCGTTGACGCTGATCGGGGTGGGCGTCCTCGCGGCTGGCCGTATCACCTCGGCACTGGCGGCTGCAGACGACGAGGTCCTGACCGAAGCCAAGGTGCTGCGCGATCCCGACACGCCCGTCGCCGGCAATCCCAATGGCAACATCACGATCGTCGAATGGTCCGATTACAATTGCCCGTATTGCCGCAAGCTCGAGCCCGAGCTGCGCCAGGTGGTCCAGGATGACGGCAAGGTGCGGCTGGTGATGAAGGATTGGCCGATCCTCGGGCCCGTCTCGGTCACCGCGGCGCGGTCGGCTCTCGCAGCGAAATTTCAGGACAAGTACCACCAGGCCCACGACGCCATGATGGGCGTTAGCTCGCGCCTGACCGAGCCGCGCATCAACGAATTGCTGGCGGCGGCCGGCGTCGATATGGACCGCCTGAAACGCGATCTTGCCGGCCGTGGCAGCGACATCGATGCGCTCCTCAAGCGCAACAATGAGCAGGCCGAAGCCTTCGGCTTCCGCGGCACGCCGTCCTTCATCGTCGGCAAGTACCGCGTGCCCGGCGTGCTCAGCATGACCGAGTTCGAGCAGGTCATCGCCGATGCGCGCAAGGCCAAGATGAACTGAACGCGCAGCGTTGATCGCAGCCAACACAAAGGCGCCGCCGCGGATCCGCGACGGCGCCTCGTTCATTTCAGGCAGGCCGGCGTTACTTCTGGGAGATTCGGACCCAGTCCTTGTGCGCGCGATCGCGCAGCGCCTCCCAATCGGCCTTCGCGACATCCCAGTTCACGATGGTGCGATTGCTGGTCGCGACCTCACCGTTGGCGACCGACGATGTCCGCATGGAGTCATAGACATAGACGCTGCCGGCAAGAAGCAGCGCGCCCAAGATCATTCCGAAAAAAGTCCGCATGGCTAACCTCCGGTGACGGCCGATAACGTCGGCCCGGAGAGAATGGTTCCGCGGCCATGCGGCGCATGTTAGGAGAGGTCGTTCATCCCGCATTCAGCCACTGCAACAGCTCAGCGTTGATCTCGCGCGGATAGGTGTGGCTGAGGTCGTCGATCTCGCGATAGGTGACGTTCGCGCCGGCGGCCGCGAGCGCCGCCTGCGTCTGACGCGCGGTCTGCACGGGAAACATCCAGTCGAGCTTGCCGTGGGTGATGAAGATCGGCAACTGCCGCAGGCGCGTGGCGTCGGCCATCTCCGCCATCAGCGGATGGAAGGTTGCGGACACCGGCGCCAGATGGGTGAAGGGCGAGGCGCCGTCGAGCCCGCTCACATAACAGAAGGTGCCGCCGTCGCTCATGCCGGTCAGCAGCATGCGGGAGGCATCAACGGTCCAGCGGCTGCGCACGGTCTCGAGGATGCGCATGAGGTTGGGCGTATCGGCATCATCGCCCATCAGCGCCCAGGTCGGACCGGTCGCGGTCGGCGCCACCAGGATCGCGCCGAGGCTGCGGGCGTCGCGCAGCCAGCTCCACAGAAAGCCACGTCCGTTACCGCTGCCGCCATGCAGTGCCATCACCAGCGGCATGGCGCGATCGGGCGTGTAATATTCGGGCACATAGACCGAGAAGCCGCCGCGGCTGCCGGGTTCGTTGTGATCGTGGAGGATGCCGGTATCTTCGCTCGCGCCGGCTTCGAGTCGCGACAACAGGTCTGCATTGTCGCGATTGGCGGCGTTGAGGAAGAAGCTGCTCACCGGCGGAAACTGCGCCGCAAGAGGATAGAGCGCCTCTTGTGCACGCGGCAGATGGCGCAGCGCGCGGAACACCGCGACCAGATCGCCATTGCCGCGCTCGACCTCGCGAATGCCGGCAAAGGCGGCGAGTGCCTCGTCGCAGGCGCGATCGAGCCGCTCGCGCAGTCCGGCGAATTGCTCCGGCCAATCCCCAAGCGTCGCGCGCGCCGTCTGCAGC encodes the following:
- a CDS encoding disulfide bond formation protein B; translated protein: MTTQSAAIPAFRPGAASPALTASLLVTLIAAATIAGAWFFQLVLEILPCPLCLEQRYAYYLAIPLGLLTAIAARSGAPRPLLLAGLAILALATLANAGLGTYHSGVEWGFWKGPTDCSGPVVNLGNAGDLFSRLDTVKVVRCDEVQWRFLGLSLAGYNVLISLVMAAIAAWGFAATAKR
- a CDS encoding acyl-CoA thioesterase; this encodes MAQEATYRGTVYPWQCDHVGHMNIMWYVGKFDEANWNLFARLGLTPSYLRSSGRGMAAVQQNITYRRELLAGDIVEIRSHLLEVRDKSIRFRHDMTNAETGEIAAMCEITGVHMDRSQRKSAPFTDAIREIAVRHLAEPAEV
- a CDS encoding phospholipase: MSEAVIDDIVAVLPPLLNALEALGYFQRNLHPPAFASVMNAIGTPDRALQTARATLGDWPEQFAGLRERLDRACDEALAAFAGIREVERGNGDLVAVFRALRHLPRAQEALYPLAAQFPPVSSFFLNAANRDNADLLSRLEAGASEDTGILHDHNEPGSRGGFSVYVPEYYTPDRAMPLVMALHGGSGNGRGFLWSWLRDARSLGAILVAPTATGPTWALMGDDADTPNLMRILETVRSRWTVDASRMLLTGMSDGGTFCYVSGLDGASPFTHLAPVSATFHPLMAEMADATRLRQLPIFITHGKLDWMFPVQTARQTQAALAAAGANVTYREIDDLSHTYPREINAELLQWLNAG
- a CDS encoding CidA/LrgA family protein, with the translated sequence MLASLGLILLCQLIGEVVVRGLGLPLPGPVLGLLLLLMLLLARDRFALLMRGPLRDDGVETASKGLLAHLSLLFVPAGVGVVQKLDLLASHGIAIILVLALSVVVTLLATVLTFRLVSRLLKQRDAR
- a CDS encoding TetR/AcrR family transcriptional regulator, with translation MSDGKGDVWVEAGFAELARSGVEGVRVEVLAKNLGVTKGGFYRRFADRAALLDAMLQRWREGRAASIAQQTRLNGQGPRERLKAVIQLYSERLNPEAMAIELAIRQWARSDENAAAAAAAVDAVRLKHVAELYRATGLEAEEADAQAFLFYCFIFGQSLLFVERGPRKRSQLAAKSAEKLLD
- a CDS encoding PaaI family thioesterase, which translates into the protein MAAFEPRNPGYRAAAVAMFDGQPAMRTLGVVIVRFGPGEAELAMLHSPEFTQQNGFIHAGIVTAGLDNACGVAAFTLMPCEADILTVEFKTTLLAPARGERFVFKAEVVKPGRTLTFCEAKAFAEHEGKSTLIATMTGTLMAMLPRNAASLAPRTSGA
- a CDS encoding PsiF family protein encodes the protein MTLASRLAAVALASLLATGTAFAQTTAPAAKTDTAATADKKATKERTAESIECSKQADAKGLKGKERKKFRRECKKEAKAGTAAPAAPAADKK
- a CDS encoding AbrB family transcriptional regulator → MKQIPAPLPFEWPSRAKLLSTAETLVIGTAGGLVFLLAGLPGGLISGSMIAVGIAAIAGRQLSLPPLLTQTVLVLLGISLGSVVSRHLLQQVSAYPLTIGLLALATFCSTFGSSYYLQRVHGWDRTSAFLAGSPGALSQITILAVERGADLPGIAVVQTMRVIILTAALPMVLAFAGVASSTAASLTTTIASPLDLVELVAASLAVALVLRLIKFPASWMFGAMIASSVLHGAGWVEGGLPDWVRGVALVGIGALIGSRFARMRIKTFAGHINAALGSFTVAIAVSAIFVGIVALTTQVKFSDVVVAFAPGAMDAMLALALTLHIDPIFVGAHHLSRFVFVTIATPGIVHLFGRTQDDVDD
- a CDS encoding DsbA family protein, with translation MAGFGNKGLVPTRRAALTLIGVGVLAAGRITSALAAADDEVLTEAKVLRDPDTPVAGNPNGNITIVEWSDYNCPYCRKLEPELRQVVQDDGKVRLVMKDWPILGPVSVTAARSALAAKFQDKYHQAHDAMMGVSSRLTEPRINELLAAAGVDMDRLKRDLAGRGSDIDALLKRNNEQAEAFGFRGTPSFIVGKYRVPGVLSMTEFEQVIADARKAKMN
- a CDS encoding LrgB family protein; translation: MKDNPFSLWVYLSQSPLLWLTVTLLVYAATDAVSLATRRHPLANPVLHAMWIIGAFLLLTGTSYTSYFAGAQFVHFLLGPATVALAVPLYENRKRVVTSIVPMLVALLAGSITAVVSVVLLAELAGLPREVVLSLAPKSVTAGVAMGIAESLHADPSLAAVAVILTGIMGAIIVTPLMNRTGVSDYRARGFAAGLAAHGIGTARAFQVDEIAGVFSGIAMSLNALVTSFLVPLAVTLLVR